A section of the Amycolatopsis sp. AA4 genome encodes:
- a CDS encoding shikimate dehydrogenase: protein MSPDRTPSGRLLTGLVGTGIGPSLSPALHEREARALGLECTYTRFDLDVLGVPAAAVGELLAQARAEGLAGVNVTHPCKQLVIPHLDELSPDAAAIGAVNTVVFEGRRAVGHNTDWSGFRDGFVAGLPEAPLRRVVLLGAGGAGAAAAHALLTLGAESLAVLDTDLTRAVRLADDLTARFGPGRAWAGGVLERELSEADGLVHATPVGMAEHPGLPLPISLLRKELWVAEIVYRPMETPLLRAARALGCRTLDGGRMAVHQAAAALKLFCGREPDPARMLRHLTELVGAETTGGTTRVA, encoded by the coding sequence ATGTCCCCCGACCGCACCCCGTCCGGCCGCCTGCTGACCGGCCTCGTCGGGACCGGGATCGGCCCGTCGCTCTCCCCCGCGCTGCACGAGCGCGAGGCCCGGGCGCTCGGCCTGGAGTGCACCTACACCCGGTTCGACCTCGACGTCCTCGGCGTTCCGGCCGCCGCCGTCGGAGAGCTGCTCGCCCAGGCCCGCGCGGAGGGCCTGGCCGGGGTCAACGTGACGCATCCGTGCAAACAGCTGGTCATCCCGCACCTGGACGAGCTGTCGCCGGACGCGGCGGCGATCGGCGCGGTCAACACCGTCGTCTTCGAGGGCCGCCGCGCGGTCGGGCACAACACCGACTGGTCCGGGTTCCGCGACGGTTTCGTCGCCGGTCTGCCCGAGGCGCCGCTCCGCCGCGTCGTGCTGCTGGGCGCGGGCGGGGCGGGCGCGGCCGCCGCACACGCGCTGCTGACGCTCGGCGCCGAATCGCTCGCCGTGCTCGACACCGACCTCACCCGCGCGGTCCGGCTCGCCGACGACCTCACCGCGCGGTTCGGACCCGGCCGGGCGTGGGCCGGGGGCGTTCTGGAACGGGAGCTTTCCGAAGCCGACGGACTGGTGCACGCGACCCCCGTCGGCATGGCCGAGCATCCGGGACTGCCGCTGCCGATCTCGTTGCTGCGCAAGGAACTCTGGGTCGCCGAGATCGTCTACCGGCCGATGGAGACCCCGCTGCTGCGCGCCGCCCGCGCGCTCGGCTGCCGCACCCTCGACGGCGGCCGGATGGCGGTGCACCAAGCCGCCGCGGCGCTGAAACTGTTCTGCGGCCGCGAACCGGACCCCGCCCGCATGCTGCGCCACCTCACCGAACTGGTCGGCGCCGAAACGACAGGAGGCACCACCCGTGTCGCGTGA
- a CDS encoding sugar phosphate isomerase/epimerase and 4-hydroxyphenylpyruvate domain-containing protein: MSRELRTGIATVCLSGTLDDKLAAAASAGFDGVEIFEPDLVASPLPPGEVRLRCADLGLSIDLYQPFRDLDSTDPDRFAANLRRAERKFDLMEELGADTVLVCSSVADDAVADLDRLAEQLHTLGERAGARGLRIAYEALAWGKEVSTYDRSWEAVRRADHPALGLCLDSFHILSRGSDPAAIADIPGDKLFFLQLADAPHLSMDVLQWSRHHRLFPGQGAFDLPGFLAPVLAAGYAGPLSLEVFNDVFRQADPERAAIDAHRSLLALAEATAAADPVAQPAPEVRGPAFVELSADASLAPVLSALGFARTGIHRTKPVERWEQGPARILVNRSGGPAAVAALAVESADPAAAARRAVRLDAKRLPRERGPTEADLAAVTAPDGTALFFCRTGNEDDWTGDFVATGETADGIGITGIDHIGLAQPFDHFDEAALFYRTVLGLEPAAAGEFAAPFGLVRSRAVADPHRKLRLALTVSLLRRGEWAPGVSEPQYIALAVDDLLAAARAARAAGAPLLAVPDNYYADLDARLDLPADQLAAYRDLGVLHERTPEGDYLQVCTEVLGGRVFLALVQRLGDHDGYGWTDAPVRMAAHRRRRLARAHVPA, encoded by the coding sequence GTGTCGCGTGAACTCCGCACCGGAATCGCCACCGTCTGCCTCTCCGGAACGCTCGACGACAAACTCGCCGCCGCCGCGTCCGCCGGATTCGACGGCGTCGAGATCTTCGAACCCGACCTCGTCGCCTCTCCCCTGCCGCCCGGCGAGGTCCGGCTGCGCTGCGCGGACCTCGGCCTGTCGATCGACCTGTACCAGCCCTTCCGCGACCTGGACTCCACCGATCCGGACCGGTTCGCGGCGAACCTGCGCCGCGCGGAACGCAAATTCGACCTCATGGAAGAACTCGGCGCGGACACCGTGCTGGTCTGCTCGTCGGTGGCCGACGACGCGGTCGCCGACCTCGACCGCCTCGCCGAGCAGCTGCACACGCTCGGCGAACGAGCCGGCGCCCGCGGGCTGCGGATCGCTTACGAGGCACTGGCTTGGGGCAAAGAAGTGTCCACTTACGACCGTTCCTGGGAAGCCGTGCGCCGCGCGGACCACCCGGCGCTCGGCCTGTGCCTGGACAGCTTCCACATCCTCTCGCGCGGCTCGGACCCCGCTGCCATCGCGGACATCCCCGGGGACAAGCTGTTCTTCCTGCAGCTCGCCGACGCGCCGCACCTGTCGATGGACGTGCTGCAGTGGAGCCGGCACCACCGGCTCTTCCCCGGTCAGGGCGCGTTCGACCTGCCCGGCTTCCTCGCCCCCGTGCTCGCCGCCGGATACGCCGGGCCGCTGTCGCTCGAGGTGTTCAACGACGTCTTCCGCCAAGCCGATCCCGAGCGCGCCGCGATCGACGCGCACCGGTCCCTGCTGGCGCTGGCCGAAGCGACCGCGGCTGCAGACCCCGTCGCTCAGCCCGCGCCGGAAGTCCGCGGCCCGGCGTTCGTCGAACTCTCCGCCGACGCTTCCCTGGCCCCGGTGCTGTCCGCGCTCGGTTTCGCGCGCACCGGCATCCACCGCACCAAACCCGTGGAACGCTGGGAACAAGGCCCGGCGCGGATCCTCGTCAACCGCTCCGGCGGCCCGGCGGCCGTCGCCGCTCTCGCCGTCGAATCCGCCGACCCCGCGGCCGCCGCGCGCCGGGCCGTCCGGCTCGATGCGAAGCGCCTGCCCCGGGAACGCGGCCCCACCGAAGCGGACCTCGCCGCGGTCACCGCACCGGACGGGACCGCGTTGTTCTTCTGCCGCACCGGAAACGAAGACGACTGGACCGGCGATTTCGTAGCCACCGGCGAAACCGCCGACGGCATCGGCATCACCGGCATCGACCACATCGGACTCGCCCAGCCCTTCGACCACTTCGACGAAGCGGCGCTGTTCTACCGCACCGTGCTCGGCCTGGAACCCGCCGCGGCCGGCGAGTTCGCCGCCCCGTTCGGCCTGGTCCGCAGCCGAGCAGTCGCCGACCCGCACCGCAAACTCCGGCTCGCGCTCACGGTTTCCCTGCTGCGGCGCGGAGAATGGGCACCCGGCGTGTCCGAACCGCAGTACATCGCCCTAGCCGTAGACGACCTCCTCGCCGCGGCCCGAGCCGCCCGCGCCGCCGGCGCTCCCCTGCTGGCCGTCCCGGACAACTACTACGCCGACCTCGACGCCCGCCTCGACCTGCCCGCGGACCAGCTGGCCGCGTACCGGGACCTCGGAGTGCTCCACGAACGCACCCCCGAAGGCGACTACCTGCAGGTCTGCACCGAAGTACTCGGCGGCCGGGTATTCCTGGCACTGGTCCAACGCCTCGGCGACCACGACGGCTACGGCTGGACGGACGCCCCGGTCCGGATGGCCGCCCACCGCCGCCGCCGGCTCGCCCGGGCGCACGTGCCTGCCTGA
- a CDS encoding MFS transporter codes for MDDAVPRQEHDPASPDAARRTPRQAAVSSWIGSALEYYDFFIYGTAAALIFPKVFFPAGNAATATIASLATFGVAYVARPVGSFILGHLGDTLGRKRVLLLTLLGMGAATFLIGVLPGYGTIGVAAPILLVALRLVQGLAVAGEQSSAGSATLEHAPPGRRAYFTSFTLAGTQFGLILATAVFLPLSSMPTSALLSWGWRIPFLLSALVTVAGWWIRRSLQESPEFSAAREQNAVPKAPLLVLLRHHTPDVLKIVVSALISVTSTIVSIYSLTYGVSTIGLPRSAMLWMIMLSNVVALAAIPLWGKAGDRFGRKPVFAVAALGVAVLIWPFIWAVSQANIALVFVLGILLSGVVYSAYGGVGYALWTEQFGTKVRMSGVAVGTQLGFALGGFAPTIAAALAGADLKNWLPVAGLTAGAAVAAGLAVLTMRETYRVPLAELGKRAPREVGESSTVAA; via the coding sequence GTGGACGACGCTGTCCCGCGCCAGGAGCACGATCCCGCATCGCCGGACGCCGCCCGCCGCACCCCGCGCCAGGCCGCCGTGTCGTCGTGGATCGGCAGCGCGCTCGAGTACTACGACTTCTTCATCTACGGCACCGCCGCGGCGCTGATCTTCCCGAAGGTCTTCTTCCCGGCGGGCAACGCCGCGACCGCGACCATCGCCTCGCTCGCCACCTTCGGGGTCGCCTACGTCGCGCGTCCCGTCGGTTCGTTCATCCTCGGGCATCTCGGCGACACGCTGGGCCGCAAGCGCGTGCTGCTGCTGACGCTGCTCGGCATGGGCGCCGCAACCTTCCTGATCGGCGTGCTGCCCGGGTACGGTACGATCGGGGTCGCCGCGCCGATCCTGCTGGTCGCGCTGCGGCTCGTGCAGGGGCTCGCGGTCGCCGGAGAACAGTCCAGCGCCGGGTCCGCCACGCTGGAGCACGCGCCGCCCGGACGGCGCGCCTATTTCACGAGTTTCACCTTGGCGGGCACGCAGTTCGGCCTGATCCTGGCGACCGCGGTGTTCCTCCCGCTGTCCTCGATGCCGACCTCCGCGCTGCTGTCCTGGGGCTGGCGGATCCCGTTCCTGCTCAGCGCCCTGGTCACGGTCGCCGGCTGGTGGATCCGGCGGTCGCTGCAGGAAAGCCCGGAGTTCTCCGCCGCGCGCGAGCAGAACGCCGTCCCCAAGGCCCCGCTTCTGGTGCTCCTGCGGCACCACACCCCGGACGTGCTCAAGATCGTGGTGAGCGCGCTGATTTCGGTCACCAGCACGATCGTCAGCATCTACTCGCTCACCTACGGGGTGTCGACGATCGGCCTGCCCCGCAGCGCGATGCTGTGGATGATCATGCTGAGCAACGTGGTCGCGCTGGCGGCCATTCCGTTGTGGGGCAAGGCAGGCGACCGCTTCGGCCGCAAGCCGGTCTTCGCCGTCGCCGCGCTGGGCGTCGCGGTGCTGATCTGGCCGTTCATCTGGGCGGTCAGCCAGGCGAACATCGCGCTGGTGTTCGTGCTCGGGATCCTGCTGTCGGGCGTCGTGTACAGCGCCTACGGCGGGGTCGGCTACGCGCTGTGGACCGAGCAGTTCGGCACCAAGGTGCGGATGTCCGGGGTCGCCGTCGGCACGCAACTGGGCTTCGCGCTCGGCGGTTTCGCCCCGACCATCGCCGCCGCGCTCGCCGGAGCCGACCTGAAGAACTGGCTGCCGGTCGCCGGACTGACCGCCGGAGCAGCGGTGGCGGCGGG
- a CDS encoding TetR/AcrR family transcriptional regulator → MSAEPSDAPERQRDAERTRAEILDVATEEFSDRGYDGARVDEIAARTRTTKRMIYYYFGSKEGLYVAVLERAYQGIRALEQQLDVDHLDPARAMRALAELTFDHHESHPAFIRLVGIENIHHAEHLRTSPILPGLAAPAIDVLAGILERGRAAGLFRDDVDALDVHMMISAFCVFRTANQHTFQVIFDRDLLDPSRRDHYRRMLGDLVLEYLTAHVGRA, encoded by the coding sequence GTGAGCGCCGAACCCTCCGACGCGCCGGAGCGGCAGCGGGACGCCGAACGCACCCGCGCCGAGATTCTCGACGTCGCGACCGAGGAGTTCTCCGACCGCGGCTACGACGGCGCCCGGGTCGACGAGATCGCCGCCCGCACCCGGACCACCAAGCGGATGATCTACTACTACTTCGGCAGCAAGGAAGGCCTGTACGTCGCCGTCCTGGAGCGCGCCTACCAGGGCATCCGCGCCCTGGAGCAGCAGCTCGACGTCGACCACCTCGACCCGGCGCGCGCCATGCGGGCGCTGGCCGAGCTGACCTTCGACCACCACGAATCGCATCCCGCGTTCATCCGGCTGGTCGGCATCGAGAACATCCACCACGCCGAGCACCTGCGGACCTCCCCGATCCTGCCCGGTCTCGCCGCGCCCGCGATCGACGTGCTCGCCGGCATTCTCGAACGCGGCCGCGCCGCCGGATTGTTCCGCGACGACGTCGACGCGCTCGACGTGCACATGATGATCAGCGCGTTCTGCGTGTTCCGGACCGCGAACCAGCACACCTTCCAGGTCATTTTCGACCGCGACCTGCTGGATCCTTCCCGTCGCGACCACTACCGGCGGATGCTGGGAGACCTGGTTCTCGAGTACCTGACCGCGCACGTCGGGCGGGCCTGA